One genomic segment of Coffea arabica cultivar ET-39 chromosome 6e, Coffea Arabica ET-39 HiFi, whole genome shotgun sequence includes these proteins:
- the LOC113720041 gene encoding BURP domain protein USPL1, which yields MDSKGLACWNLLFHLLIVLGTCDFVPVDGTNAIRHQRMDVNNPQRNSKRDHVAHVQEKMSMHDHSHSSSHGMHQMDPSTTMFFVFDDLKLGKTMSILFPDGDPSPLSSPYLWPREQADPIPFSLAKLPQILQHFSFPQGSRKAQVMEDTLRACETKPIKGKSKACATSYESLVDFARMILGLNTDIEVLSTHHLAKSNAARLQNYTITEAPERISNPKMVSCHTMPYPFIVFYCHYQQGDNRLYRTVLSGEDGDKVEAIAICHMDTSQWNRDHVSFQMLGIEPGTAPVELSSIAA from the exons ATGGATTCCAAAGGACTTGCTTGTTGGAATCTCCTCTTTCATCTGTTAATTGTTCTG GGAACTTGTGATTTTGTCCCCGTTGATGGTACTAATGCAATCAGGCATCAGCGCATGGATGTCAATAATCCTCAGAGAAATAGCAAGAGAGATCATGTTGCTCACGTCCAAGAAAAGATGTCAATGCATGATCATTCTCACTCCTCATCCCACGGGATGCATCAGATGGATCCAAGTACAACCATGTTTTTCGTTTTTGATGATCTCAAGTTAGGCAAAACAATGAGTATCCTTTTCCCTGACGGAGATCCTAGTCCTTTGTCCTCTCCTTATCTCTGGCCTAGAGAACAAGCCGATCCTATCCCCTTTTCATTGGCAAAACTCCCACAAATTCTTCAACACTTTTCATTCCCTCAAGGATCTCGCAAGGCCCAAGTGATGGAAGATACACTCCGAGCATGCGAGACTAAGCCTATCAAGGGAAAATCCAAGGCTTGTGCCACATCCTACGAGTCATTGGTAGATTTTGCACGAATGATCTTGGGATTGAATACCGATATTGAAGTTTTATCAACGCATCACCTCGCAAAATCTAATGCTGCTAGATTACAGAACTATACAATCACAGAAGCTCCTGAACGAATTTCAAATCCAAAGATGGTCAGCTGTCACACCATGCCATATCCTTTCATAGTTTTCTATTGCCACTATCAGCAGGGCGATAATCGTTTATACAGGACTGTTCTATCTGGAGAGGATGGTGATAAGGTTGAAGCTATTGCAATTTGTCACATGGATACCTCTCAATGGAACCGTGATCATGTTTCCTTCCAAATGCTTGGTATCGAACCTGGCACAGCCCCTGTTGAATTGTCAAGCATAGCGGCTTGA